One genomic segment of Vulcanisaeta thermophila includes these proteins:
- a CDS encoding class I SAM-dependent methyltransferase: MSTSPLFNRYALDYDSWYTRHKPTAETEVRALMSFGFRGFGMELGVGSGFFAHRLGVPMGLEPAWGMAQLARGRGVWVIAGVGELMPIRDGALDYILIVVTICFLDDPRKSLRESHRVLREGGRLVTCIVPRESPHGRFYMELGKRGHRFYSAAHFYTVREVSELLREVGFRISRIVATLSRGLGDYEDGAYTVSVDEAERYGFVCIEAIK; this comes from the coding sequence ATGAGCACCTCGCCATTATTCAACAGGTACGCGCTAGACTACGACTCATGGTACACAAGGCATAAACCCACGGCGGAGACCGAGGTAAGGGCCCTCATGAGCTTTGGCTTCAGGGGCTTCGGCATGGAGCTTGGCGTGGGCAGCGGCTTCTTTGCACATAGGCTCGGCGTACCAATGGGCCTGGAGCCCGCGTGGGGCATGGCCCAACTGGCCAGGGGGCGGGGCGTATGGGTCATTGCTGGTGTTGGTGAGCTTATGCCCATTAGGGATGGAGCCCTGGATTACATACTCATTGTGGTGACCATATGCTTCCTGGACGACCCAAGGAAATCCCTCAGGGAAAGCCATAGGGTGCTTAGGGAAGGTGGTAGGTTGGTAACGTGCATAGTACCCCGTGAGTCACCACACGGAAGATTCTACATGGAGTTGGGTAAAAGGGGCCACAGGTTCTACTCAGCGGCGCACTTCTACACCGTGAGGGAAGTGAGCGAGTTACTGAGGGAGGTGGGTTTCAGGATTAGTAGGATTGTGGCCACGTTATCCAGGGGTTTGGGGGATTATGAGGATGGGGCTTACACGGTCAGTGTAGATGAGGCTGAGAGGTACGGTTTCGTATGCATAGAAGCCATTAAGTAA
- a CDS encoding phosphate uptake regulator PhoU, whose translation MVEQEIRKLQILGRSSLGITLPKRWVDAMGLRPGSPVLIQLMGNYMVVTPLNMAVNTGLGTGVTITIERGDPDYALRRLITHYLRGIDQVKLVFGKFTAIKPAVKELIRDRISGAEVIEEGGDYLVIKFIMPSPEIPIKRLLNRMALVVLGMIDDALALFRGDGDVEEIVERDNEVDRLYLLMARLVMMGLVDQTILSKLEVENSRELVNSLMVAKSLERAGDHAWRAANFIHEVRKLCCAENPSFVDHLVEMGRSSAELLRTSAFSFINRNLDDALSVLDRRKYMRVKSMEIIKDIYGSGLHVDVGGRLMMIIESFRRISEYSYDIAEITLDTYFDITR comes from the coding sequence GTGGTTGAGCAGGAAATACGTAAACTCCAAATCCTAGGGAGGTCATCACTGGGCATTACCCTGCCCAAGAGGTGGGTTGATGCCATGGGGCTCAGGCCAGGGTCTCCCGTACTCATTCAATTAATGGGTAATTACATGGTCGTAACGCCCCTGAACATGGCCGTAAACACTGGGTTGGGTACGGGCGTCACCATCACCATTGAGAGGGGGGACCCGGATTACGCGTTGAGGAGGTTGATAACGCACTACCTTAGGGGTATTGACCAGGTTAAGCTGGTGTTTGGTAAGTTCACGGCCATAAAGCCCGCGGTTAAGGAGTTAATTAGGGATAGGATATCAGGGGCTGAGGTTATTGAGGAGGGTGGCGATTACCTGGTCATTAAGTTCATCATGCCAAGCCCTGAAATACCCATTAAGAGGTTGCTCAATAGGATGGCCCTTGTGGTCCTTGGGATGATAGATGACGCACTGGCGTTGTTTAGGGGTGATGGGGATGTGGAGGAGATTGTAGAGAGGGATAATGAGGTCGATAGGCTCTACCTACTAATGGCTAGGCTCGTGATGATGGGCCTCGTGGACCAAACAATACTGAGTAAACTGGAGGTTGAGAATTCAAGGGAGCTGGTAAACTCACTAATGGTGGCCAAATCCCTAGAGAGAGCCGGTGACCATGCATGGAGGGCTGCAAACTTCATACACGAGGTTAGGAAACTATGCTGTGCCGAGAACCCATCATTTGTGGACCACCTCGTGGAGATGGGTAGGAGCTCCGCGGAACTACTAAGGACCTCAGCCTTCTCCTTCATAAATAGGAACCTTGACGACGCACTCTCTGTTTTGGATAGGAGGAAGTATATGAGGGTTAAGAGCATGGAGATAATAAAGGATATCTACGGCAGTGGGTTGCACGTTGACGTGGGCGGTAGGTTGATGATGATAATCGAGAGCTTCAGGAGGATATCGGAGTATAGTTATGACATAGCGGAGATCACACTGGACACGTACTTCGACATAACTAGGTAA
- a CDS encoding NTPase, which produces MLLRLLITGPPGVGKTTLVRRVVDYVRQRGVEVHGFITEEVRQGGARVGFKIINLSTGEWDWLAHVSLFQGGPRVGKYNVNINAMVRLGIPSILSAKPNSLLVVDEIGKMELLAGDFISAIEGVMGSVSFLGTIYMGYGSNPKLTGFIRRHGIKVIELTRENRDRVLNEVLNEVRSALGI; this is translated from the coding sequence GTGCTTCTTAGGTTATTAATCACGGGGCCGCCAGGCGTGGGGAAGACCACGTTGGTTAGGAGGGTTGTTGATTACGTGAGGCAGCGTGGTGTTGAGGTTCACGGGTTCATAACGGAGGAGGTTAGGCAGGGTGGTGCCAGGGTTGGCTTTAAAATAATTAACCTAAGCACTGGTGAGTGGGATTGGTTGGCCCACGTGTCACTATTTCAGGGTGGCCCTAGGGTTGGTAAGTACAATGTTAATATTAATGCAATGGTGAGGCTGGGCATACCCTCAATACTGAGTGCCAAGCCCAATTCACTACTTGTTGTTGATGAGATTGGCAAGATGGAGCTACTCGCCGGTGACTTCATAAGCGCCATTGAGGGTGTCATGGGCAGCGTGAGCTTCCTGGGCACCATATACATGGGCTATGGGAGCAACCCCAAACTTACGGGCTTCATTAGGAGGCATGGTATTAAGGTCATAGAGTTAACTAGGGAGAATAGGGATAGGGTGCTTAATGAGGTGTTGAATGAGGTTAGGTCCGCCCTGGGTATTTAA